One stretch of Lottiidibacillus patelloidae DNA includes these proteins:
- a CDS encoding diacylglycerol kinase: MKRARLIYNPTSGREQIKRQLPYILERLEKAGYEASCHATTGEGDAINAARTAVKRKYELVIAAGGDGTINEVVHGLAEQEYRPNLGIIPVGTTNDFARAIEVPRIIEKACDVICDGHQMPIDIGKVNEHYFINIAGGGKLTELTYEVPSKLKTMLGQLAYYLKGMEMLPFLKPTNVRIQYDKEVFEGEIMLFLVANTNSVGGFEKLAPSADMSDGFFDLIILKKTNLAEFIRIATLAVRGEHINDKNIIYTKARRINVEVDEKMQLNMDGEYGGMLPGEFLNLHRHLNVFVPEHIAKKKYE; encoded by the coding sequence ATCAAACGCGCAAGATTAATCTATAATCCTACATCAGGGCGTGAACAAATAAAAAGGCAATTACCTTATATATTAGAGCGATTAGAGAAAGCTGGATATGAGGCGTCATGCCACGCAACAACTGGTGAAGGCGACGCAATAAATGCTGCACGAACTGCTGTTAAAAGAAAATATGAACTCGTCATTGCTGCTGGTGGTGACGGAACGATAAATGAAGTTGTACACGGATTAGCAGAACAAGAATACAGACCAAACTTAGGGATTATCCCTGTAGGAACGACAAATGACTTTGCAAGAGCGATTGAAGTTCCTAGGATCATTGAAAAAGCTTGTGATGTAATTTGTGATGGTCATCAAATGCCAATCGATATCGGAAAAGTGAATGAGCATTATTTCATTAACATTGCTGGTGGCGGAAAACTTACAGAGTTAACCTATGAAGTTCCTAGCAAACTGAAAACAATGCTTGGTCAACTTGCATATTATTTAAAAGGAATGGAAATGCTTCCGTTCTTAAAGCCGACGAATGTACGTATTCAATATGATAAAGAAGTTTTCGAAGGCGAAATTATGCTCTTTTTAGTAGCTAACACAAACTCTGTCGGTGGCTTTGAAAAGCTTGCTCCTAGTGCTGATATGAGTGATGGCTTTTTCGACTTAATCATTTTGAAAAAGACGAACTTAGCGGAATTTATCCGTATTGCAACGCTAGCTGTCAGAGGCGAGCATATTAACGATAAAAACATCATTTATACGAAAGCGCGCCGAATTAATGTAGAAGTAGATGAAAAAATGCAATTAAACATGGATGGTGAGTACGGAGGAATGCTCCCAGGAGAATTTTTAAACCTACACCGTCATTTAAATGTTTTTGTGCCTGAGCATATTGCGAAAAAGAAATACGAATAA
- a CDS encoding YdcF family protein encodes MENNINIFKHFISVWIGLALFIILFLSGGLFILYFGALVIFGVLFLIDLKRAFKKTGKKLYLYLFRFGYYSASLLILLFIIVEAYVIYNMKNLDTFEDEEIDAVIVLGAGLHGEHIPLTLRYRLDEALKFLEKNEGVPVVVSGGQGPGEDITEAEAMRRYLEERGIDPARIYKEDKSTSTIENIKFSKKVIKEDVQLKNPTVLIITNEFHTVRALMISKEFDLKAYAIGTESYMLWHYLTREAFALVDTYIKLKTTY; translated from the coding sequence ATGGAAAACAACATTAATATATTTAAACATTTTATTAGTGTCTGGATTGGTTTGGCATTATTTATTATTCTTTTTTTATCTGGGGGGCTTTTCATTTTATACTTTGGCGCTCTCGTAATTTTTGGAGTCCTCTTTTTAATAGATTTGAAGAGGGCGTTCAAAAAAACAGGGAAAAAGCTCTATCTTTACCTTTTTCGCTTTGGATATTATAGTGCTTCTCTATTAATCTTGCTGTTTATTATTGTTGAGGCGTATGTTATTTATAATATGAAAAATCTCGATACATTTGAAGATGAGGAAATTGACGCAGTCATTGTCCTAGGGGCTGGGCTTCATGGTGAACATATCCCCCTTACATTACGCTACCGTTTAGACGAAGCATTAAAATTTTTAGAGAAAAATGAAGGTGTCCCTGTCGTTGTTTCAGGTGGTCAAGGCCCAGGAGAAGACATTACCGAAGCTGAAGCGATGCGAAGATATTTAGAAGAACGAGGAATTGATCCAGCTCGCATTTATAAAGAAGATAAATCGACATCAACAATCGAGAACATTAAGTTTTCAAAAAAAGTTATTAAAGAAGATGTGCAACTAAAAAATCCAACTGTTTTAATCATAACAAACGAATTTCACACCGTTCGTGCTTTAATGATTAGTAAAGAATTCGACTTGAAAGCTTATGCTATTGGCACCGAGTCTTACATGTTATGGCATTATCTAACCCGCGAAGCGTTTGCTCTAGTTGACACGTACATTAAATTAAAAACGACCTATTAA
- a CDS encoding two-component system sensor histidine kinase NtrB, with translation MKVFPNKDGLLCIFSDITNIREKEKEERYYDKLKIIGEMAAGVAHEVRNPLTTVKGFLQIMSKDKSLVNYNTHVRLMIEEIDRVNNIIAEFLNLSKNKARNVTESSMNQIITSIYPLLETRALKEGKILKLELGNIVNICVDQDEIRQLLLIMINNSLDAMEAGKSVLVKTYKEKDAVVLCIKDEGSGIPENLIDDIPTPFVTGKESGTGLGLSICYSIARKNNAKIDFDTSANGTTFNIRFSN, from the coding sequence GTGAAAGTCTTTCCTAATAAAGATGGATTATTATGTATTTTCAGTGATATTACTAATATTAGAGAAAAGGAAAAAGAAGAAAGATATTATGATAAGCTAAAAATCATTGGTGAAATGGCGGCAGGAGTGGCACATGAAGTTAGGAATCCGCTAACCACTGTTAAAGGCTTTTTACAAATTATGTCCAAGGATAAAAGCTTAGTAAACTATAATACGCATGTCAGATTGATGATTGAGGAAATCGACCGTGTAAATAACATCATTGCTGAGTTTTTAAATTTATCTAAAAACAAAGCGAGGAACGTAACAGAATCTTCCATGAACCAAATTATAACTTCCATATATCCTTTACTTGAAACACGAGCCCTAAAGGAAGGGAAAATATTAAAATTAGAATTAGGAAACATAGTAAATATTTGTGTCGATCAAGATGAGATACGACAACTTTTACTTATTATGATCAATAATTCTTTAGATGCAATGGAAGCGGGGAAGTCAGTATTAGTTAAAACATACAAAGAAAAAGATGCCGTTGTCCTATGTATTAAGGATGAAGGTAGTGGCATTCCAGAAAACTTAATCGATGACATACCAACCCCTTTTGTGACAGGTAAAGAGAGTGGAACTGGCTTAGGTTTATCGATTTGTTATTCCATTGCACGAAAAAATAACGCTAAAATAGATTTTGATACAAGCGCTAATGGCACTACATTTAACATTCGGTTTTCAAACTAA
- a CDS encoding PAS domain-containing protein — translation MTEVLNNIKVGCYFLNARMEFEFINKAAESVIEKPKAELLGKCLWDALPNYVDTDLYHLYNKAFEEQEL, via the coding sequence ATGACAGAAGTATTGAATAACATAAAAGTGGGCTGTTATTTTTTAAACGCCAGAATGGAATTCGAATTTATTAATAAAGCAGCTGAATCAGTAATTGAAAAACCAAAAGCAGAACTATTAGGGAAATGTCTTTGGGATGCCTTGCCTAATTATGTAGATACAGATCTTTATCATCTATACAATAAAGCGTTTGAAGAACAGGAACTGTAA
- the rlmD gene encoding 23S rRNA (uracil(1939)-C(5))-methyltransferase RlmD: MTLEKNQTVELTIEDLTHDGAGVGKIDGFPLFIKGALPGERIDAKIIKLKKNYGFARLVRVYVESKHRVEAPCPIYKQCGGCQLQHLSYEGQLEAKYNQVESVLQRIGHLDNVKIHPVLGMNDPWNYRNKAQVPVGEEEGGLVAGFYQQRSHSIVNMDECMIQQEVNDQVVQTVKRIAEKYGVRAYDEQKHRGTLRHIMVRYGQVSKEVMVVFVTKQSEIPHREEIIEEIVAEIPNVKSIVQNINPKKTNVVFGDKTTVLWGEEYIYDSIGDIKFAISARSFYQVNPEQTKVLYDKALEYADLNGSETVIDAYCGIGTISLFLAQKAKRVYGVEIVPEAIDDAKRNAKLNGVENVDFAVGEAEKVIPWWKAQGIEADVIVVDPPRKGCDETLLQTIIEMKPKRVVYVSCNPATLARDLKILEEGGFETKEVQPVDMFPHTTHCEAVARIELK, encoded by the coding sequence ATGACATTAGAAAAAAATCAAACAGTTGAATTAACGATAGAAGACTTAACACATGATGGCGCAGGTGTCGGCAAGATCGATGGCTTTCCTTTATTTATTAAAGGAGCATTACCTGGAGAACGCATCGATGCGAAAATAATTAAGCTGAAGAAGAATTACGGTTTCGCAAGACTTGTTCGTGTGTATGTAGAAAGCAAACATCGCGTCGAAGCACCTTGTCCAATTTATAAACAATGTGGCGGCTGCCAATTGCAACACCTTTCATATGAAGGGCAATTAGAAGCGAAATATAACCAAGTCGAAAGTGTGCTTCAGCGTATTGGCCATTTGGATAACGTAAAAATACATCCTGTTTTAGGAATGAATGATCCTTGGAACTACCGAAATAAAGCACAAGTACCTGTAGGTGAAGAAGAAGGCGGACTAGTAGCAGGTTTCTATCAGCAACGTTCACACAGTATCGTTAATATGGACGAATGTATGATCCAACAAGAAGTAAATGATCAAGTTGTGCAAACCGTAAAGCGTATTGCTGAAAAATATGGCGTTCGTGCCTATGATGAGCAAAAACATCGCGGAACACTTCGTCACATTATGGTCCGCTATGGACAAGTTTCCAAAGAAGTGATGGTCGTCTTTGTAACGAAGCAAAGTGAAATTCCACATCGTGAAGAAATCATTGAGGAAATTGTTGCAGAAATCCCGAATGTGAAGTCGATTGTGCAAAACATTAATCCGAAGAAGACAAACGTCGTCTTTGGTGATAAAACGACTGTGCTTTGGGGCGAAGAGTACATTTATGACTCGATCGGTGATATTAAATTTGCGATTTCAGCTCGTTCGTTCTACCAAGTAAACCCTGAACAAACGAAAGTCCTTTATGATAAAGCATTAGAATATGCAGACCTCAATGGAAGTGAAACAGTGATTGATGCATATTGTGGCATCGGAACAATCTCACTATTTTTAGCGCAAAAAGCGAAGCGTGTTTATGGTGTCGAAATCGTCCCAGAAGCGATTGATGATGCGAAAAGAAATGCGAAGCTAAATGGTGTTGAAAATGTGGACTTTGCAGTAGGCGAAGCGGAAAAAGTAATCCCATGGTGGAAAGCGCAAGGCATTGAAGCAGATGTCATCGTCGTAGACCCACCGCGCAAAGGCTGTGACGAAACGTTACTGCAAACAATTATTGAAATGAAACCGAAGCGTGTCGTGTACGTTTCATGTAACCCAGCAACACTAGCGCGCGACCTGAAAATCTTAGAAGAAGGCGGTTTCGAAACGAAGGAAGTCCAACCAGTAGACATGTTCCCGCATACGACGCATTGTGAAGCAGTTGCGAGAATAGAACTTAAATAG
- a CDS encoding YdcF family protein has translation MDKDTIIKVPKFLISLGISIGFLATVHFDSFYLFTSIMLISMVFVFFEYKESLKNGKKLLIKKFFIISYLLLLSCFTLVSNIIFYYAYNTDSYDVSEIDAVVVLSTGLHYDITVFTLEDRLDEAIEISRENTSIPVIVSSELDTMHYLSNKDDMKHYLIERGVDSARILTTHKATSTIKNIKSATTIIKEKLQKENPTILFVTSDYHTARTILVCSKLGINGYVHQSDSYNIVGNIIFESFALVNTYFSLNFSY, from the coding sequence GTGGACAAGGATACTATAATAAAGGTTCCTAAATTTTTAATTTCATTAGGTATTTCTATCGGCTTTCTCGCAACTGTACATTTTGATTCTTTTTACTTGTTTACTAGTATTATGTTAATTTCGATGGTCTTTGTTTTTTTTGAATATAAAGAAAGTCTTAAAAACGGAAAAAAGCTTTTAATAAAAAAGTTTTTCATCATTAGTTATTTATTGCTTTTATCTTGCTTCACTTTAGTTAGCAATATTATTTTTTATTACGCATACAACACTGATTCATATGATGTTAGCGAAATAGATGCAGTCGTTGTACTAAGTACAGGTCTACATTACGATATCACTGTATTTACACTAGAAGACCGCTTGGATGAAGCAATTGAAATCTCACGTGAAAATACTAGTATTCCAGTCATTGTTTCCTCTGAACTCGATACCATGCATTACTTATCAAATAAAGATGATATGAAGCATTATTTAATAGAGCGTGGCGTTGACTCCGCTCGGATTCTCACTACACATAAAGCCACTTCTACAATAAAGAACATTAAATCAGCAACTACAATAATTAAAGAGAAACTACAGAAAGAAAACCCGACGATACTATTTGTTACTAGCGACTACCATACTGCTCGAACAATACTAGTTTGTTCAAAGTTAGGGATAAATGGATATGTACACCAAAGTGATTCCTATAATATCGTAGGTAATATTATATTTGAGTCTTTTGCCTTAGTTAATACTTACTTTTCATTAAATTTTTCATACTAA
- a CDS encoding DUF4365 domain-containing protein, translating into MSFPKFDHNKGSMGVNLVERAVMEELGWIFREQPTQDYGIDGHMEVVDDDEFVTGRLIAIQIKAGSSYLKEENSTGFIFRGKMEHYNYWTNHSLPVVLVLCDLDSQTCYWEQINVDTVELISESSWKVIVPQKQILDKTALHYLKNIAENTTDYERRLNLLVLARAWMEELLNGNRVILTSDEWINKTSGRGSINLKVVEENTGYEKIVQSWPMVFFPYTSYENLFPELFPWANISIDEEFYEEYDEDEFLIDNAVWDKEDGNYIVFGDYEEWKERQPKIRPYIIHSGELASYQLTLDLNEIGRSFLLLDNYLRNGLTKSKRHNSDGDLTKWF; encoded by the coding sequence ATGTCTTTTCCAAAGTTCGATCATAATAAGGGGAGTATGGGTGTAAACTTAGTTGAGAGAGCAGTTATGGAGGAACTAGGCTGGATTTTTAGGGAACAGCCAACACAAGATTACGGAATTGATGGTCATATGGAAGTAGTAGATGATGATGAGTTTGTAACCGGCAGACTCATTGCAATACAAATAAAAGCAGGCAGCAGTTACTTAAAAGAGGAAAACAGCACAGGTTTTATATTCAGAGGTAAAATGGAACATTACAATTACTGGACAAACCACTCTTTACCGGTTGTCTTAGTTCTTTGTGATTTAGATAGTCAAACATGCTATTGGGAACAAATCAATGTAGATACTGTTGAGTTAATTTCCGAATCCAGTTGGAAAGTAATTGTCCCCCAAAAACAAATACTCGATAAAACAGCCTTGCACTATTTAAAGAATATCGCTGAAAATACTACTGATTATGAAAGACGCTTAAATTTATTAGTCTTGGCAAGAGCATGGATGGAAGAATTACTGAATGGAAACCGCGTGATTTTAACATCAGATGAATGGATTAATAAGACTTCAGGACGAGGATCAATAAATTTGAAAGTAGTTGAGGAGAATACTGGATATGAAAAGATAGTCCAAAGTTGGCCAATGGTCTTCTTTCCTTATACTAGTTATGAGAATTTATTTCCTGAATTGTTCCCTTGGGCTAATATTTCCATAGATGAAGAATTTTATGAGGAATACGATGAAGATGAATTCCTTATAGACAATGCTGTTTGGGACAAGGAAGATGGTAATTACATTGTTTTTGGTGACTATGAGGAATGGAAAGAGCGACAGCCTAAAATTAGACCATATATTATTCACTCTGGGGAGTTAGCCTCCTATCAATTAACATTAGACCTCAATGAAATAGGACGTTCCTTTTTACTGCTGGATAATTACCTTAGAAATGGTTTAACTAAAAGTAAACGACATAATAGTGATGGAGATTTAACAAAATGGTTTTAA
- a CDS encoding GTPase gives MDDNNIYESIDAIKEELEKLNQTQVRIALFGQPGSGKSSLINALIGEDVARVSQETDTTISEDPYKWEDLILTDLPGYGTKNFPAESFFERFDVLSYDIFICVFSGKFKQEDTEFFRRLHKENKKCIFVRNSVDSMFEKGKTIEQLKESVTNDVREQVGKNVKVYFTSCRTEEGLDDLTQAIYENLSSVKQIKFSLDAKAYSEDFLEKKKKSCYKFIYLGSSLAAANGINPIPLVDITVDLSILKGIFDRIRKSFGLSKEIIEDNKPLYNERLLSIANNVLKYSTKTAITKLLQKVAKDQLEKQAVKTTLKQIGKRIPLIGQGISATTSFIVTFAASKNYCNDCAEIATTILKDKLYSGTN, from the coding sequence TTGGACGATAATAATATCTATGAATCAATCGACGCAATAAAAGAAGAGTTAGAAAAGTTAAATCAAACACAGGTTAGAATAGCGTTATTCGGACAACCGGGCTCTGGAAAATCATCATTAATTAATGCGCTAATTGGTGAAGATGTAGCAAGAGTATCTCAAGAAACTGATACTACAATAAGTGAAGATCCATATAAATGGGAAGATTTGATCCTAACCGACTTACCGGGTTATGGCACTAAAAATTTTCCTGCCGAATCTTTTTTTGAAAGATTTGATGTGCTTAGTTATGATATCTTTATTTGTGTATTTTCAGGTAAATTTAAACAAGAAGATACAGAATTTTTCAGGAGACTTCATAAAGAAAATAAAAAGTGCATTTTTGTCAGAAATTCAGTAGACAGTATGTTTGAAAAAGGGAAAACAATAGAGCAACTAAAGGAAAGTGTTACAAACGATGTTAGAGAACAGGTGGGAAAAAATGTAAAAGTATACTTTACTAGTTGTCGAACTGAAGAGGGACTAGATGATTTAACCCAAGCGATTTATGAAAATTTAAGTAGCGTTAAACAGATAAAATTTTCATTAGATGCAAAAGCATATTCTGAGGATTTTTTAGAAAAAAAGAAAAAATCATGCTATAAGTTTATTTATTTAGGCTCATCACTTGCTGCTGCAAATGGAATAAACCCTATTCCATTGGTTGATATCACTGTGGATCTCTCTATACTTAAAGGAATTTTTGATCGTATAAGAAAGTCTTTTGGTTTAAGTAAAGAAATAATTGAAGATAATAAACCTTTATATAATGAAAGGTTACTTTCTATCGCAAATAATGTCTTAAAATATTCTACTAAGACAGCAATCACTAAATTACTTCAAAAAGTTGCTAAAGACCAACTTGAGAAACAGGCAGTCAAAACAACTCTAAAGCAGATTGGAAAGAGAATACCACTAATTGGTCAAGGTATTTCAGCCACTACATCTTTCATTGTAACCTTTGCAGCCAGTAAGAATTATTGTAATGATTGTGCAGAAATTGCTACAACAATTCTAAAAGATAAACTCTATTCTGGTACAAATTAA
- a CDS encoding McrB family protein, with product MTSTKSLQDEFIKKLENVEKLFSELTINPAVLGIDFSSPESSFDIIWCLKLKDMNAIGSTSTQSQKHIHMGKGMADAFPYLNNYIYLEDELNSHSDFKRKFQLNVPLIIPKNHYEDLVGKPHKNTNEFINATTNIVMSPKGLEMSLMRYDSPEFLEIRKQLNEGDYLIFLKKYQKYEYVVLGLKEKQSKIPDEIQGVKIYPQSYTEITKEILEPAFEYQEILDFVTQYPNSIYYGAPGTGKSYKVDQICSSLAIKQDNLFRVTFHPEYDYSDFIGSYKPAVIKGKTSIRRGRSREKSQNNITYEFIPGPFIDAYVKAHKDKENITILVIEEINRGNCSSIFGDIFQLLDRGHNGHSKYPIKANKELKDYLADRLGESHFELVIPNNLIILATMNTSDQSLFPMDSAFKRRWNWQYVPIDYKDADKFNIKINGKIYSWGTFIKKVNEKVTQITESDDKQLGNRFVNTSNMDIDEDIFINKVLFYLWNDIYKNEDTTDSRYIFKYVEEHSHDEKTFRFNDLYTEDRFKIIRGFFLYNNILDRFAEYKEVFINSSDEQEIEKIISSGYLIPNSLFNIEDKYKKEIINKIIENKEKGGLSTEEDINKFIKSIYCDYLSEQLYKLQTKEELSEILTNFLQYDLCDDISEINSNEIEKIAEAIESNKIEKDDDKDIVGIQDIISYLYPEQDESKEDSEEDNDLSDNSEEETPANIEEEDPSEKEESSDVEGDQK from the coding sequence ATGACTTCTACAAAAAGCCTACAAGATGAATTTATAAAAAAATTAGAAAATGTAGAGAAACTTTTCTCAGAGTTAACTATTAATCCAGCCGTGTTAGGAATCGATTTCAGTAGCCCTGAAAGTTCTTTTGATATTATATGGTGTTTAAAATTAAAAGATATGAATGCAATTGGGTCAACTAGCACTCAAAGTCAAAAACATATACATATGGGAAAAGGTATGGCAGATGCTTTCCCATATTTAAACAATTACATTTATTTAGAAGATGAATTAAATTCTCATTCTGATTTTAAAAGAAAGTTTCAACTTAATGTTCCTTTGATAATACCTAAAAATCACTATGAAGATTTAGTGGGAAAACCCCATAAAAATACTAATGAGTTTATAAATGCAACTACAAATATAGTTATGAGTCCTAAGGGTTTAGAGATGTCACTTATGAGATACGATTCGCCTGAGTTCTTAGAAATAAGAAAACAATTAAATGAAGGTGATTATTTAATTTTTTTGAAGAAGTACCAAAAGTATGAGTATGTTGTATTAGGATTAAAGGAAAAACAATCAAAAATTCCAGATGAAATTCAAGGTGTGAAAATTTATCCTCAATCTTATACTGAAATTACTAAAGAAATTTTAGAACCTGCCTTTGAATACCAAGAAATTTTAGATTTTGTCACCCAATATCCAAACTCAATATATTATGGTGCACCCGGAACAGGAAAATCATATAAGGTTGATCAAATTTGCAGTAGTCTTGCAATAAAACAGGATAATCTTTTTAGAGTAACATTTCATCCTGAGTATGATTACTCTGATTTTATTGGTAGTTATAAACCAGCCGTTATAAAAGGGAAAACTTCAATTAGAAGAGGCCGTAGTAGGGAAAAAAGTCAAAATAATATTACATATGAATTTATTCCGGGCCCTTTTATAGATGCATACGTAAAGGCACATAAAGATAAAGAGAATATAACAATCCTAGTAATTGAAGAAATAAACAGAGGTAATTGCAGTTCTATTTTTGGTGATATATTTCAATTATTAGATAGAGGCCATAATGGACATTCAAAGTATCCAATTAAGGCGAATAAAGAACTTAAAGATTATCTCGCTGATCGTCTAGGTGAAAGTCACTTTGAATTGGTAATACCGAATAATTTAATAATATTAGCAACAATGAATACTTCTGACCAATCACTTTTCCCAATGGATTCAGCATTTAAAAGAAGATGGAACTGGCAATATGTACCCATTGACTATAAAGATGCAGATAAATTTAACATTAAGATTAATGGGAAAATATATTCATGGGGAACATTTATTAAAAAGGTTAATGAGAAAGTCACACAAATTACTGAGAGTGATGATAAACAATTGGGTAACAGGTTTGTAAACACCTCCAATATGGATATTGATGAAGATATATTTATTAATAAAGTATTATTTTACTTATGGAATGATATTTATAAAAATGAAGATACAACAGACTCAAGGTACATATTTAAGTATGTTGAAGAACACTCACACGATGAAAAGACATTTAGGTTCAATGATTTATATACAGAAGATAGATTTAAAATTATTAGGGGATTCTTCCTATATAATAATATTCTTGATAGATTTGCAGAGTATAAAGAGGTATTTATAAACTCAAGTGACGAACAAGAAATAGAAAAAATAATCAGCAGCGGGTATTTAATCCCTAACTCTTTATTTAATATAGAAGACAAATATAAAAAAGAAATTATTAATAAAATTATTGAAAATAAGGAGAAAGGTGGGTTAAGTACAGAAGAAGATATCAATAAATTTATTAAATCTATTTATTGTGACTATTTGAGTGAACAATTATATAAATTGCAAACTAAAGAAGAATTAAGTGAAATATTGACTAATTTCCTTCAATATGATTTATGCGATGATATAAGTGAAATAAATTCTAATGAAATAGAAAAAATAGCAGAAGCAATAGAAAGTAATAAAATAGAAAAAGATGATGATAAAGATATTGTAGGAATACAGGATATTATTTCTTACCTTTATCCTGAACAAGATGAAAGTAAAGAAGATAGTGAAGAAGATAATGATCTATCTGACAATAGTGAGGAAGAAACACCTGCTAATATTGAAGAAGAAGATCCAAGCGAGAAAGAAGAATCTTCAGATGTAGAAGGGGATCAAAAGTAG
- a CDS encoding LlaJI family restriction endonuclease, with protein MKFLFEGQKFNLDESFIKEEISRLTDENTGKINKVGYFKNRENDIYIIFPKSFSNDKEFISNQLSHDKQGKAILLYKTLRRYASINQNASNEIISNIKEEHNTFLDIILSIIKFHNQHPHMYLTTKVIEKNRGKRVLWSKTIKKSNPIINKKDILYIDALKQNNKLVNEDILFTLFYSVLYSIKKKFNFAISLSEGLPILKGHQFNKLEKKALKILNTIKHNYYSDNQRRIVQLLIFYFQIEENSRSKEGSHEYLLTSSFNLLFEKIVDEIISDKESVLNLKKQIDNKELDHVYYDQSFFSKRNTIFVGDSKYYIGESIGTMDSSSKYKQYNYIKNVIDIFVLKKASKYFKKNNIILRDETFEWYELLPNFFVFSTTEKNSKLNNLNQFFWKTDEKPIEKTHFQNRIFDRDSQYIFSFKLNLDYAMKIFTQNVSSHQKKEFRHIIRESIKKFLQEKYDFYIVVDKLKFPNILNSNFKTFNGKFITTDKSDYIIVLDKELHKDSEKILKILRDHKCDLNNFKLI; from the coding sequence ATGAAATTTCTATTTGAAGGACAAAAGTTTAATTTGGATGAGAGTTTTATTAAAGAAGAAATTAGTAGGCTCACTGATGAAAATACGGGGAAAATAAACAAAGTGGGCTATTTTAAAAATAGGGAAAATGATATTTATATTATTTTCCCTAAAAGTTTTAGTAATGACAAGGAATTTATAAGTAATCAATTATCGCACGATAAACAAGGCAAGGCCATCCTCTTATACAAAACCCTTAGAAGATATGCAAGTATAAATCAAAATGCTTCTAATGAAATAATTAGTAATATAAAAGAAGAACATAATACTTTCTTAGATATAATACTATCCATAATAAAATTTCATAATCAGCACCCGCATATGTATTTAACTACAAAGGTAATTGAGAAAAACAGGGGGAAAAGGGTACTTTGGAGTAAAACAATAAAAAAAAGTAATCCAATTATCAATAAAAAGGATATTTTGTATATAGATGCTCTTAAGCAGAATAATAAATTAGTAAACGAAGACATACTTTTTACGCTATTTTACTCAGTATTATATTCAATTAAAAAGAAGTTTAACTTTGCCATATCCTTGAGTGAAGGGCTGCCAATACTAAAAGGTCACCAGTTTAATAAGTTAGAAAAAAAGGCGTTAAAGATACTAAATACGATAAAACATAATTATTACTCTGATAACCAAAGAAGAATAGTGCAACTATTAATTTTTTATTTTCAGATAGAAGAGAATTCAAGGTCTAAAGAAGGTAGCCATGAGTACTTACTCACCTCCTCATTTAATTTACTGTTTGAAAAAATAGTAGATGAGATAATATCTGATAAAGAAAGCGTTCTAAATTTAAAAAAACAGATTGACAATAAGGAATTAGACCATGTGTATTATGACCAATCCTTTTTTTCTAAAAGGAATACAATATTTGTAGGGGATTCTAAGTATTATATAGGTGAGTCTATTGGAACAATGGATAGTTCATCAAAATATAAACAATACAATTATATCAAAAACGTAATTGATATTTTTGTGTTAAAAAAAGCCTCAAAATATTTTAAAAAAAACAACATAATTTTAAGAGATGAAACCTTTGAATGGTATGAACTTTTACCTAATTTCTTTGTGTTTTCAACTACAGAAAAGAACTCAAAGTTAAATAATTTAAACCAATTCTTCTGGAAAACAGATGAAAAACCTATAGAAAAAACTCATTTTCAGAATAGGATATTCGACCGAGACTCACAGTATATATTCTCTTTTAAATTAAACTTGGATTATGCAATGAAGATATTCACACAGAACGTAAGTTCTCACCAGAAAAAGGAATTTAGACACATCATAAGAGAAAGTATTAAAAAATTTTTACAAGAAAAATATGACTTTTATATCGTTGTCGATAAGTTAAAATTCCCAAATATATTAAATAGCAATTTTAAGACATTCAATGGCAAGTTTATAACTACGGATAAATCAGATTATATAATTGTCTTAGATAAAGAATTACATAAAGATAGTGAGAAGATATTAAAGATATTAAGGGATCATAAATGTGATTTAAATAATTTTAAGTTAATTTGA
- a CDS encoding SEC-C metal-binding domain-containing protein, whose product MDSYSKVRRNDPCPCGSNKKYKKCCGKK is encoded by the coding sequence ATGGATAGCTATTCCAAAGTTAGACGGAACGACCCTTGTCCGTGTGGCAGTAACAAAAAATATAAAAAATGTTGCGGGAAAAAGTAG